The following coding sequences are from one Parabacteroides pacaensis window:
- a CDS encoding RNA polymerase sigma-70 factor, whose product MIDLNNNYDVLLLLKAGDEHTFDSVYKYYYKGLCAFASQYVEIPEGEEIVQEVMMWLWENQKMLVPEMSLKSLLFTMVKNKCINSITHTQIKQQVHKKLYEKFREQFEDPDFYIQGELMQLLDKAIQELPPEYKEAFILNRFENLTYNEIAERSGVSPKTIAYRISQALKILRHELKDYLPFLLWILYDGSIQN is encoded by the coding sequence ATGATAGACTTAAATAATAATTATGACGTGCTACTCTTACTGAAGGCCGGAGATGAACATACTTTCGACTCTGTATATAAGTATTACTATAAAGGCTTATGTGCTTTTGCCTCCCAATATGTAGAAATTCCTGAAGGTGAAGAAATAGTACAAGAGGTGATGATGTGGCTTTGGGAAAACCAAAAAATGTTAGTACCGGAAATGTCATTGAAATCTCTATTATTTACTATGGTAAAAAATAAATGTATAAATAGTATAACCCATACTCAGATAAAGCAGCAAGTCCATAAAAAATTGTATGAAAAGTTCAGGGAGCAATTTGAAGATCCCGATTTTTATATTCAAGGAGAATTAATGCAACTACTTGATAAAGCTATTCAAGAACTACCACCCGAATACAAAGAAGCATTTATACTAAACCGTTTTGAAAATCTTACTTATAATGAAATTGCCGAACGAAGTGGAGTTTCGCCTAAAACAATTGCATACAGGATATCCCAAGCATTAAAAATTTTACGGCACGAATTAAAAGATTACTTACCATTTTTGCTGTGGATATTATATGATGGATCGATCCAAAATTAA
- a CDS encoding efflux RND transporter permease subunit, which produces MSLYATAVKKPVTTALVFVAIAILGLFSLTRLPIDLLPSMDENTIMVMTAYPGASAADIETNVTRPMENVLNSVSDLKHITSQSKENISIITLEFEYGVDIDVATNDVRDKLDIVESSLPDDIENPILFKFGMDDIPILLLKVSADESSNALYKILDDKVVNPLNRISGVGSVSISGAPEREIQIYCDPYKLEAYGLSIEGIASIIRQENLNTPGGNIDIGSNTYSLRVQGEFSNAKQMEDIVVGSVDGKNVYLRDVARVEDTIAERAQETYNNGRKGGMIVVQKQSGANSVAISKKVVERLPEIQQTLPSDVELGIILDTSTNIRNTIKSLEETILVTFIIVMLVVFIFLGRWRATFIIILTIPISLVGAFIYLLASGNSLNIISLSSLSIAIGMVVDDAIVVLENVTTHIERGSQPKQAAIHATNEVAISVIASTLTMLAVFLPLTMVTGMAGILFKQLGWIVSIIMIISTTSALSLTPMLCSQMLRLNPNKGKLYVLFFTPIEKGLNALDNGYSKLLNWAVHHRAWVLILAFLIFTGSLFLIPLVKTEFFPTNDNARISIEIELPIGTRQDISREVGMRINDEFLKKYPEIITCNFTVGQADTDNTFANLSTNGTHIVKFNINLSSVGDRQRGMVEICELMRIDLAEYTEIKNYEVIAGGSSSSMGGESSVEVEIYGYDFAETDTVANELARRLRALKECSQVNISREDYIPEYQIDFDREKLAINGLNLATASQYLRNRINGTTASYYREDGEEYDIRVRYAPEFRQSVEDLENIMVYNSQGKGVRIRDLGKVVERMTPPTIERKDRERVVTVSAIVAKGAALSDLVQKSREELSKMELPSDVSYVIGGAFEDQQDTFGDLIILTLLIVILVYIVMAAQFESFSDPFVIMFSIPFALTGVLIGLTVTRTPLGVMAFIGLIMLLGIVVKNGIVLIDYTILCRERGMGILYAVVTAGKSRLRPVLMTTLTTVLGMVPLAIGTGEGSEMWRSMGMTVAWGLSVSTLITLVIVPVMYCVFAGIGVCRRRRKLIKESVVK; this is translated from the coding sequence ATGAGTTTATACGCAACTGCGGTAAAAAAACCGGTTACTACCGCCTTAGTCTTCGTAGCAATCGCTATTCTCGGCCTCTTTTCTTTAACAAGGCTACCTATCGATTTGCTACCCAGTATGGACGAGAATACCATTATGGTAATGACGGCTTATCCGGGAGCTAGTGCGGCGGACATTGAAACCAATGTAACCCGGCCGATGGAAAATGTGTTGAACAGCGTAAGCGACCTGAAACATATTACCTCACAATCTAAGGAAAATATATCTATTATTACCCTTGAATTTGAGTATGGAGTAGATATCGACGTTGCTACCAACGATGTACGCGACAAGTTGGATATTGTGGAATCGTCGTTACCCGATGATATAGAGAATCCGATTCTTTTTAAATTTGGTATGGATGATATTCCTATCTTATTATTAAAAGTATCGGCAGATGAGAGTTCCAATGCTTTATATAAGATATTAGATGATAAAGTGGTAAATCCTTTGAATCGAATCAGCGGGGTAGGATCGGTATCTATTTCCGGTGCTCCCGAACGTGAAATACAGATTTACTGTGATCCTTATAAATTGGAAGCTTACGGGTTATCGATCGAAGGAATTGCTTCTATTATTCGCCAGGAAAATTTAAATACGCCGGGAGGAAATATTGATATTGGTTCTAATACGTATTCTTTACGTGTACAGGGAGAGTTTTCCAATGCCAAACAGATGGAAGATATTGTAGTGGGAAGCGTGGACGGGAAAAATGTATATCTCCGGGATGTAGCCAGAGTGGAAGATACGATTGCCGAACGTGCACAGGAAACTTACAATAATGGGCGGAAAGGCGGAATGATTGTAGTGCAAAAACAATCGGGAGCCAATTCGGTGGCTATTTCTAAAAAGGTAGTGGAAAGATTGCCGGAAATACAGCAAACGTTACCTTCGGATGTGGAGTTAGGAATTATTTTGGATACTTCTACTAATATCCGGAATACCATTAAGAGCCTGGAAGAAACGATTTTAGTTACATTTATTATTGTAATGTTAGTAGTATTTATCTTTCTGGGACGCTGGAGGGCAACTTTTATTATTATATTGACTATCCCGATTTCGTTAGTTGGTGCGTTTATTTATTTGCTGGCTAGCGGTAATTCATTAAATATTATATCGCTAAGTTCTCTTTCCATAGCAATTGGTATGGTAGTAGACGATGCAATCGTAGTTCTGGAAAATGTAACTACCCATATTGAACGGGGAAGCCAGCCCAAGCAAGCTGCTATCCATGCAACCAATGAAGTTGCTATATCGGTAATAGCTTCTACTCTTACCATGTTGGCTGTGTTCCTACCTTTAACGATGGTTACGGGAATGGCAGGTATTTTGTTTAAACAGTTGGGGTGGATTGTAAGTATTATTATGATTATTTCGACTACTTCTGCTCTTTCTCTTACTCCGATGCTTTGTTCACAGATGCTTCGTTTGAATCCAAATAAAGGAAAACTTTATGTGTTGTTTTTTACTCCGATTGAAAAGGGTTTGAATGCATTAGACAACGGGTATTCAAAACTGTTGAATTGGGCGGTTCATCATAGGGCATGGGTATTAATCCTTGCATTTCTGATTTTTACGGGTAGTTTATTCCTGATTCCATTAGTAAAGACAGAATTTTTTCCTACTAATGATAATGCACGTATTTCTATAGAAATAGAGTTGCCTATCGGTACACGGCAAGATATTTCCAGAGAGGTGGGAATGCGGATTAACGATGAGTTCTTGAAGAAATATCCGGAAATTATCACTTGTAACTTTACAGTAGGACAGGCTGATACGGATAATACTTTTGCGAACCTTAGTACGAATGGTACTCATATTGTTAAATTCAATATTAACTTGAGTAGTGTAGGAGACCGTCAGCGAGGTATGGTCGAGATTTGTGAATTGATGCGTATTGATCTGGCTGAATATACGGAAATTAAAAATTATGAAGTAATAGCCGGAGGTAGTAGCAGTTCTATGGGAGGTGAAAGTTCGGTAGAAGTAGAAATTTACGGGTATGATTTTGCCGAGACGGATACGGTAGCGAACGAATTGGCTCGTCGGTTAAGAGCTTTAAAAGAATGTAGTCAGGTAAATATCAGCCGGGAAGATTATATTCCTGAATATCAGATAGATTTTGATAGGGAAAAATTAGCAATTAACGGGTTAAATTTGGCTACAGCTTCTCAATACCTGCGCAATCGTATTAATGGAACTACAGCTTCTTATTACCGGGAAGACGGGGAAGAGTATGACATCAGGGTACGGTACGCTCCTGAATTCCGTCAATCGGTGGAAGATCTGGAAAATATTATGGTTTATAATAGTCAGGGAAAAGGAGTACGTATCCGGGATTTAGGGAAAGTAGTAGAACGAATGACGCCTCCTACCATCGAACGTAAAGACCGTGAACGTGTAGTGACTGTTTCTGCTATCGTTGCTAAAGGAGCTGCTTTAAGTGATTTAGTCCAAAAATCCAGAGAGGAATTAAGTAAGATGGAATTGCCCAGCGATGTTTCGTATGTTATCGGGGGAGCTTTTGAAGACCAGCAGGATACGTTTGGTGATTTAATTATACTTACTTTGCTGATTGTTATTTTGGTTTATATTGTGATGGCAGCACAGTTTGAGTCGTTCTCGGATCCGTTTGTTATTATGTTTTCAATACCGTTTGCATTAACTGGCGTATTGATTGGTTTGACGGTTACTCGTACTCCGTTGGGGGTAATGGCTTTTATCGGGTTGATTATGCTGTTAGGTATTGTAGTAAAGAACGGTATTGTGCTTATTGATTATACAATTCTTTGCCGTGAACGGGGAATGGGAATTTTATATGCGGTGGTAACCGCTGGGAAGTCTCGTTTGCGCCCTGTATTGATGACAACACTTACTACTGTATTAGGAATGGTTCCTTTGGCAATAGGTACGGGAGAAGGATCGGAAATGTGGAGATCTATGGGTATGACTGTGGCTTGGGGGCTTTCGGTTTCTACTCTTATTACTCTGGTGATTGTCCCGGTAATGTATTGTGTTTTTGCCGGTATAGGAGTATGTCGCAGACGTAGAAAATTGATTAAAGAAAGTGTTGTTAAATAA
- a CDS encoding riboflavin synthase produces MFSGIIEEAAPIVALQTDKGNLHLTLKCSFVNELKIDQSVAHNGVCLTVVRMDEDTYTVTAIKETLERSNLGLLAVGNKVNLERSMLMNGRLDGHIVQGHVDQTAICTDVVEADGSWYYTFEYNFDKEKARQGYMTVEKGSVCINGVSLTVCNSKNNSFQVAIIPYTYEHTNFHQIQKGTLVNLEFDIVGKYISKMMSF; encoded by the coding sequence ATGTTCTCAGGAATAATAGAAGAAGCAGCTCCTATCGTAGCCTTACAAACAGACAAAGGAAATTTGCACCTTACACTTAAGTGTTCATTTGTAAATGAATTAAAGATAGACCAAAGTGTAGCCCATAACGGAGTATGCCTTACCGTAGTACGTATGGATGAAGATACCTATACGGTAACTGCTATCAAAGAAACTCTGGAACGTTCCAATTTAGGACTTCTAGCAGTTGGAAACAAAGTAAATCTTGAACGTAGCATGCTTATGAACGGGCGTTTGGACGGACATATCGTACAAGGCCACGTAGACCAAACTGCCATTTGTACCGATGTCGTTGAAGCTGACGGAAGTTGGTACTATACTTTTGAATATAATTTTGATAAAGAAAAGGCCCGCCAAGGATATATGACGGTAGAAAAAGGGTCTGTCTGCATAAACGGGGTAAGTCTCACCGTTTGTAATTCCAAGAATAACAGTTTTCAAGTAGCTATTATTCCTTATACATACGAACATACGAACTTTCACCAAATACAAAAAGGCACTCTCGTAAATTTGGAATTTGACATTGTAGGAAAATACATCAGTAAAATGATGTCTTTCTAA
- a CDS encoding PG0541 family transporter-associated protein: MKAVFISFNQAYYEMIIELLDHNNIRGFTYWPEVQGRGSVNGEPRYGSHAWPALNSSIVTIIEEEKVDILLDLLHKMDKQTEALGLRAFVWNVEKSI, translated from the coding sequence ATGAAAGCAGTTTTTATTTCTTTTAATCAGGCGTATTATGAAATGATTATCGAGTTATTGGATCATAATAATATTCGAGGATTTACTTATTGGCCGGAAGTACAGGGAAGAGGGTCGGTAAATGGGGAACCTCGATATGGAAGTCATGCGTGGCCTGCATTAAATTCGTCTATTGTTACGATAATAGAGGAGGAAAAAGTAGATATTTTACTAGATTTGTTGCATAAAATGGATAAGCAAACGGAAGCTCTCGGACTTCGAGCTTTTGTTTGGAATGTAGAGAAATCCATATAA
- a CDS encoding Gfo/Idh/MocA family protein codes for MKRRDFLTSSALLGAGIPFTIGSSALLTSCNDKNSKTETATTAYTPEELGMFSFVDVAPDGKPLKAALIGCGDRGTGAATQFLKSGPNVSIIALADLFPDRMNGCRKVLKEQFNNEVADANCFFGFDAYKKILAMEDIDVVLLCTPTHFRPEQFKAAVEAGKHIFMEKPCAVDPTGIRTVIASAKIAKTKGLTVITGNQRRHRRDYWEAYIQVKNGLIGDVISATAHWDQGAWWNKRKRPEWSDMEYCIRNWFNIKWLSGDHILDQAIHNIDVVTWFTGMKPERAVGFGGRAQRLTGDIFDFFSVDYYYPNNKRMLATARQIDGCDGNVSEQILGSKGVALLNDHGDIKIVDYEGNILWKYDNEAKPVKNPYEQEHIHLVESIRTNKKLNQAEDLAYSTLIAIQGREAAYTGKPISWDEIMSSPLRYGPETYAMGPLPDYKEGEAPKPGKTPDAPVM; via the coding sequence ATGAAAAGAAGAGATTTTTTGACAAGCTCTGCTCTATTAGGAGCAGGAATTCCTTTCACGATAGGCTCATCTGCCTTATTAACTTCTTGTAACGATAAAAATAGTAAAACGGAAACTGCTACTACTGCCTATACACCAGAGGAACTAGGTATGTTTTCTTTTGTAGATGTAGCTCCTGACGGCAAACCTTTAAAAGCAGCTTTAATAGGATGCGGGGACAGAGGAACAGGCGCCGCTACTCAATTTCTAAAATCCGGTCCAAACGTCTCTATTATTGCTTTAGCCGATCTTTTTCCAGACAGAATGAATGGTTGCCGTAAAGTATTGAAAGAACAATTTAATAATGAGGTAGCAGATGCCAATTGTTTCTTCGGGTTCGACGCTTATAAAAAAATTTTAGCAATGGAAGACATTGATGTAGTGTTGCTTTGTACTCCTACCCATTTCCGTCCTGAACAATTTAAAGCTGCGGTCGAAGCCGGGAAACATATCTTTATGGAGAAACCATGCGCAGTAGATCCTACAGGTATTCGTACTGTGATTGCTTCAGCCAAAATAGCTAAAACAAAAGGCCTGACCGTAATTACAGGTAACCAACGACGTCATCGCCGGGACTATTGGGAAGCATATATTCAGGTAAAAAACGGATTGATAGGCGACGTTATTTCAGCAACAGCTCACTGGGACCAAGGAGCTTGGTGGAATAAACGAAAACGTCCGGAATGGAGTGACATGGAATACTGTATCCGGAACTGGTTCAACATTAAATGGCTTAGTGGAGACCATATTCTGGACCAAGCAATTCACAATATTGATGTAGTAACCTGGTTTACAGGAATGAAACCTGAAAGAGCTGTCGGGTTCGGTGGCCGTGCCCAACGCCTGACCGGAGATATATTTGATTTCTTCAGTGTAGATTATTATTATCCAAATAATAAACGTATGTTAGCAACTGCCCGTCAAATTGACGGATGCGACGGAAATGTATCCGAACAAATCTTAGGATCTAAAGGAGTAGCTCTTCTCAATGACCACGGAGATATTAAGATAGTAGATTATGAGGGCAACATCCTCTGGAAATATGATAACGAAGCTAAACCGGTGAAAAATCCCTATGAACAAGAACATATTCATTTAGTAGAATCTATTCGTACGAATAAAAAATTAAATCAGGCAGAAGACTTGGCTTATTCTACTCTGATTGCCATCCAAGGACGTGAAGCAGCCTACACCGGAAAACCTATTTCGTGGGATGAAATTATGTCTTCTCCCTTACGCTACGGTCCGGAAACTTATGCAATGGGGCCATTACCAGATTATAAAGAAGGAGAAGCTCCCAAACCTGGAAAAACTCCGGATGCGCCTGTAATGTAA
- a CDS encoding response regulator transcription factor produces the protein MSRKICILIYEKDENLGSLLREYLEMHEYEVHLFADIALAYESFVANNYSLCILDINENQPNELEMGQKMKLEKDEVAIIYMSTKPSLALLSAAYHAGADDFVRKPFILEELRARIHVILRRIQGVKPKEITYYQIGKYLFDTRKRTLASEDSFKSLTTKECSLLTVLCENANQIVERAYALRCVWKCDSYFSARSMDVYITKLRKLLAGDPNICIINIHGHGYKLSTHDNEI, from the coding sequence ATGAGCAGAAAAATATGTATTCTCATTTATGAGAAAGACGAAAATTTAGGTAGCTTGCTTCGAGAATATTTGGAGATGCATGAATATGAGGTTCATTTATTTGCAGATATTGCTTTGGCATATGAGTCGTTTGTAGCAAACAACTATTCATTGTGCATTCTGGATATTAATGAAAATCAGCCCAATGAATTGGAAATGGGCCAGAAAATGAAATTGGAAAAGGATGAAGTAGCAATAATTTATATGAGTACAAAGCCTAGTTTGGCTTTACTCTCTGCTGCTTATCATGCCGGAGCCGACGATTTTGTACGTAAGCCTTTCATCCTGGAAGAACTTCGAGCTAGAATACATGTTATTTTGCGACGTATCCAGGGGGTCAAACCTAAAGAAATAACTTATTATCAAATTGGAAAGTATCTTTTCGATACACGTAAGCGAACACTAGCTTCTGAAGATAGTTTTAAATCCCTTACCACGAAAGAATGTTCTTTGTTAACTGTGCTTTGTGAGAACGCTAACCAGATTGTGGAACGTGCATATGCCTTACGCTGTGTATGGAAATGTGATTCTTATTTTAGTGCCCGTAGTATGGATGTTTACATTACCAAATTACGTAAATTATTGGCAGGTGATCCTAATATCTGTATTATAAATATTCATGGACATGGATATAAACTGTCTACCCATGATAACGAAATATAA
- a CDS encoding FecR family protein — protein sequence MKMLPDDILINYLAGKASEEEKRKVENWLSQRKENEKIVEQFYFIGEIIKRLKVFNSVDPEQALAKLKKQIYQKNSFCSFRLFIQQFQQIAAVLFILVLFLSIYLFIRNRNEVDSYIEVHTNSGMQSFLELPDGSKVWINSGSYLKYPHRFEAGKREIFLEGQGYFEVVKNPHKPFIVKISEEYSVEVLGTEFNITAYKEDNYIETTLMRGKVKINIEGKESFHPILLPEQKATYRKDMNNLAILTVDSENERIWKDGVILFKKDSLEYVLRTLSRHYNTEFNIQDSTILNSQITMTFTGEPLIQVLEYLKLATGVNFHVQKEKTKQSKSIVELF from the coding sequence ATGAAAATGTTACCCGACGACATATTGATAAATTATTTAGCCGGCAAGGCTTCGGAAGAAGAAAAGAGGAAAGTAGAAAATTGGCTTTCCCAGAGAAAAGAAAATGAAAAAATAGTAGAGCAATTTTATTTTATAGGAGAGATTATAAAAAGATTGAAAGTATTTAATTCTGTAGATCCGGAGCAAGCTTTGGCAAAGTTAAAAAAGCAAATATACCAGAAGAATAGTTTTTGCTCTTTCCGCCTTTTTATCCAGCAATTCCAACAAATAGCAGCCGTTTTGTTTATTTTGGTATTGTTTTTATCGATTTATCTCTTTATTAGAAATCGAAATGAAGTCGATTCATATATAGAAGTACATACTAATTCCGGAATGCAATCTTTTCTGGAACTTCCGGACGGTTCTAAGGTATGGATAAATTCAGGCAGTTATTTGAAATATCCCCATAGGTTTGAAGCGGGGAAACGTGAGATCTTTTTAGAAGGACAAGGATATTTTGAAGTAGTAAAGAATCCACATAAACCTTTCATTGTTAAAATTAGTGAGGAGTATTCAGTAGAAGTTTTAGGAACAGAATTTAATATTACAGCTTATAAGGAGGACAATTATATAGAAACAACCTTAATGAGAGGGAAAGTAAAGATTAATATTGAGGGAAAAGAATCATTTCATCCGATACTTTTACCGGAACAAAAAGCAACTTATCGCAAAGATATGAATAACCTAGCCATCCTTACAGTAGATTCCGAAAATGAAAGAATTTGGAAAGACGGAGTGATTTTATTCAAAAAAGACTCATTAGAATATGTTCTTAGAACTTTATCGCGACATTATAATACTGAATTTAATATTCAAGATTCAACTATTTTAAATTCGCAAATAACGATGACATTTACCGGTGAACCATTGATACAAGTTTTAGAATATTTGAAACTGGCTACGGGGGTAAATTTCCATGTCCAAAAAGAAAAAACGAAACAAAGTAAATCGATAGTAGAACTTTTTTAA